In Xylanibacter ruminicola 23, a single genomic region encodes these proteins:
- a CDS encoding DUF6078 family protein, with protein sequence MKDKVDHYTICFIDSCPLHRHCLRWMVGRYADTSRETYLAVNPHNPLMGSDSCPLYREDIRVIKKKGFTNMYYDMPWHLEFKIRRQLIAKFGRKQYFQMRKGERLITPDQQKVIEQVMRANNWQGPIKFDGEVEDYLW encoded by the coding sequence ATGAAAGATAAAGTTGACCACTATACTATATGTTTTATAGACAGTTGCCCGTTGCACAGGCACTGTTTGAGATGGATGGTAGGCCGTTATGCCGATACCAGTAGAGAAACATACCTGGCAGTTAACCCACATAACCCACTGATGGGAAGCGACAGTTGTCCGTTGTATCGCGAAGATATACGTGTTATCAAGAAGAAAGGCTTTACCAACATGTATTACGACATGCCTTGGCACCTGGAGTTTAAGATACGTCGACAGCTGATTGCCAAGTTCGGGCGCAAGCAGTATTTCCAGATGCGTAAGGGCGAACGCCTGATAACACCCGACCAGCAAAAGGTGATAGAACAGGTAATGCGTGCCAACAACTGGCAAGGCCCCATCAAGTTCGACGGGGAGGTAGAAGATTACCTGTGGTAA
- a CDS encoding LytR/AlgR family response regulator transcription factor — MPLTCIIVDDEPLAVKLMESFVAKTPDLKLLGSFTDSVEAINAVKEQKPNLLFLDIQMPDLNGMELAHMIPAETRVVFTTAFKEYAFESYEVSALDFLLKPIRYNKFMVAVEKAKEWFAKSESPVSQHPSPITNHPSAIFVRVDGELRNITISDIIYVNGMKDYVMFYLDSEPKPLITHLTMKAVEEMLPPEKFLRVHRSYIIAVDKIRKVDRNDCIYIGNEIIHVPDGYQDAFHKFLGTRTINKM, encoded by the coding sequence ATGCCATTAACCTGTATTATAGTAGATGATGAGCCACTGGCCGTAAAGCTGATGGAATCGTTTGTAGCTAAGACACCCGACTTGAAACTGCTGGGCAGTTTCACCGACTCGGTAGAGGCTATCAACGCCGTTAAGGAGCAGAAGCCCAACCTGCTGTTCCTCGACATACAGATGCCCGACCTGAACGGCATGGAGCTGGCCCACATGATTCCAGCCGAAACACGTGTGGTGTTCACCACCGCCTTCAAGGAGTATGCCTTTGAGAGTTACGAGGTGAGTGCCCTCGACTTCCTGCTCAAGCCCATCCGCTATAACAAGTTCATGGTGGCCGTAGAGAAAGCCAAGGAGTGGTTTGCCAAAAGCGAATCGCCTGTCAGCCAACACCCATCCCCCATCACCAATCACCCATCAGCCATCTTCGTTCGCGTGGATGGCGAGTTGCGTAATATCACCATCAGTGATATCATCTATGTAAATGGTATGAAGGATTACGTGATGTTCTATCTCGACAGCGAGCCCAAGCCACTCATCACCCACCTCACGATGAAAGCTGTTGAGGAGATGCTGCCACCTGAGAAATTTCTGCGTGTACACCGATCATATATTATAGCGGTTGACAAAATAAGAAAGGTTGACCGCAACGATTGCATTTACATCGGAAACGAGATTATTCACGTGCCCGATGGTTACCAAGATGCCTTCCATAAATTCCTGGGAACGCGCACAATTAACAAAATGTAA
- a CDS encoding O-acetylhomoserine aminocarboxypropyltransferase/cysteine synthase family protein has protein sequence MVKKLRQGTLCVQAGYKAKNGEPIELPIIQSTTFKYDDSEEMAKLFDLEKEGYFYTRLQNPTNDAVAAKICTLEGGVGAMLTSSGQAANFYAMFNICQAGDHFITSNEIYGGTYNLFGVTMKKLGIECTFVSPEASDEEIQAAFRPNTKAVFGETISNPGCAVFDIERFAKIAHKNGVPLIVDNTFATPVNCRPFEWGADIVTHSTTKYMDGMATQVGGCVVDSGNFDWLAHAEKFPGLCTPDESYHGLTYVKAFGKMGYMTKLVAQLMRDLGSIPAPQNSFLLNMGLQTLHLRMAQHCKNAQKVAEFLNANDKVAWVHYCGLPTDKYYALGQKYLPNGSCGVIAFGLKGTRETAIKWMDSLEMINIVTHVADARTCVLHPASHTHRQLSDEQLREAGVAPDLIRLSVGIEDVEDILDDIKQALEKI, from the coding sequence ATGGTAAAGAAACTAAGACAAGGTACACTATGTGTACAGGCCGGCTACAAGGCCAAGAACGGAGAACCAATTGAGTTGCCCATCATCCAGAGTACTACATTTAAGTACGACGACTCTGAGGAGATGGCAAAGTTGTTCGACCTGGAGAAGGAGGGCTATTTCTATACCCGCCTGCAGAATCCCACCAACGATGCGGTAGCAGCTAAGATCTGCACACTCGAAGGCGGTGTAGGTGCTATGCTCACATCTAGCGGTCAGGCAGCTAACTTCTACGCTATGTTCAATATCTGCCAGGCTGGCGACCACTTCATCACATCGAACGAGATTTATGGTGGCACTTACAACCTCTTTGGCGTCACCATGAAGAAGCTGGGCATCGAATGTACCTTCGTATCGCCCGAAGCCAGCGACGAGGAGATTCAGGCAGCCTTCCGCCCGAACACAAAGGCTGTGTTTGGCGAGACTATCTCGAACCCTGGTTGTGCCGTGTTCGATATTGAGCGTTTCGCTAAGATTGCTCACAAGAACGGTGTTCCCCTGATTGTGGACAACACCTTTGCCACACCAGTAAACTGCCGCCCCTTTGAGTGGGGTGCCGATATCGTAACCCACAGTACCACCAAGTATATGGACGGAATGGCCACACAGGTTGGCGGTTGTGTTGTGGATAGCGGTAACTTCGACTGGTTGGCTCATGCCGAGAAGTTCCCCGGACTATGTACACCTGATGAGAGCTACCACGGACTTACCTACGTAAAGGCCTTTGGCAAGATGGGCTACATGACCAAACTGGTGGCTCAGCTGATGCGCGACCTGGGCTCTATCCCTGCCCCACAGAACTCGTTCCTGCTGAACATGGGACTGCAGACACTGCACCTGCGCATGGCCCAGCACTGCAAGAATGCACAGAAGGTAGCCGAGTTCCTGAACGCCAACGATAAGGTGGCTTGGGTACACTACTGCGGACTGCCTACAGATAAGTACTACGCACTGGGACAGAAGTATCTGCCCAACGGCAGCTGCGGTGTGATTGCCTTCGGACTGAAGGGTACTCGCGAGACAGCCATTAAGTGGATGGACTCGCTGGAGATGATCAACATCGTGACCCACGTGGCCGATGCCCGCACCTGTGTACTGCATCCTGCCAGTCACACCCACCGTCAGCTCAGCGATGAGCAGCTGCGCGAGGCTGGTGTAGCACCCGACTTGATCCGTCTTTCAGTAGGTATCGAGGATGTAGAGGATATCCTGGACGACATCAAGCAGGCACTGGAAAAGATATAA
- a CDS encoding LD-carboxypeptidase — MTKTIVPPPFLIPGDKVALVSPAYRVDEAVIAEAAAVIESWGLQPVIGPHTNCLNADVYAGTADERAADMIWALQDDSIKAIICSRGGYGSIHLLNRISRDSYRQHPKWLVGHGDITTLLYAEAGAGVMSMHGPMAFQLAGNLEPCSTLMRNMLFGMVPLFKVPGNPNNQCGHGEGILIGGNLSSYSAIAGTKFNLPEDQDIILFLEEMEESLHDIDRLFYMLRLQLDFSRVKGIIFGTFSSIRFDIQYDSVEQMLIAHLNDLDIPIACGLPFGANRCMPLYVGATCTLDVTPDVTTLAFDVEGDVQTVDVAPADQQLLKSQKD, encoded by the coding sequence ATGACGAAAACAATTGTACCACCACCGTTTCTAATACCGGGTGATAAGGTCGCATTGGTGTCGCCTGCCTACAGGGTAGATGAGGCAGTGATAGCCGAAGCCGCAGCAGTTATCGAGAGCTGGGGCTTACAACCTGTTATCGGTCCTCATACCAACTGTTTGAATGCTGATGTGTATGCAGGCACAGCCGATGAGCGTGCAGCCGATATGATATGGGCACTGCAGGATGATAGCATTAAGGCCATCATCTGTAGTCGAGGTGGTTACGGCTCTATCCATCTGCTTAACCGTATCAGTAGGGATAGTTATCGTCAGCACCCCAAGTGGCTGGTGGGGCATGGCGATATTACCACACTGCTTTATGCTGAGGCTGGGGCAGGGGTGATGAGCATGCACGGACCGATGGCATTCCAGTTGGCAGGTAATCTGGAGCCCTGTTCTACGTTGATGCGCAATATGCTGTTTGGCATGGTGCCGCTTTTTAAGGTGCCTGGTAATCCAAACAACCAATGCGGTCATGGCGAAGGTATTCTGATAGGTGGAAATCTGTCGAGCTATTCGGCCATCGCAGGAACAAAGTTCAACCTGCCCGAAGATCAGGACATTATTCTGTTTCTTGAGGAGATGGAAGAGTCGTTGCACGATATCGACCGTTTGTTCTATATGTTGCGACTGCAGTTAGATTTCTCGCGTGTAAAAGGTATTATCTTCGGTACTTTCAGTTCTATCAGGTTCGATATTCAGTACGATAGCGTTGAGCAGATGCTTATTGCGCATCTTAACGATCTGGATATTCCTATTGCCTGCGGACTGCCCTTTGGTGCTAACAGGTGTATGCCGCTGTATGTGGGAGCTACATGCACACTTGATGTAACACCCGATGTAACTACGCTTGCCTTTGATGTTGAGGGCGACGTACAGACTGTTGATGTGGCACCTGCCGATCAACAACTCTTGAAATCACAAAAAGATTAA
- a CDS encoding outer membrane beta-barrel family protein, which yields MKQIRFFLVTMMLTLSAVVMAQKTTVSGVLMDKTLNEGEPFATVRVFKAGKSDKPIAMFITDENGHFQQEVKGKGKFDIVFSSVGKEELRQSIELGKETPLDLGTIFMKENETMLKGVEIVAQKPLVKMEVDKMSYNVAEDEDSKSNTVLDMLRKVPMVTVDGQDNITVNGSSSFKVYVDGMPNVMFSSNPSMVFKSMPASAVKSIEVMTNPGAKYDAEGAAGVLNIVMNKQNPQAAQSMNGYNGTVRASAGNKQLGGSLFLNGQQGKLSYSANVMTSYNKPGNTTTEMEQIQDNGVSQLMTSSNNVKTPFTMGSLSLGYQLDSMSVLNLTAQVNSMNMKSTGTSTTTMGGNAYGNGFSYGSTTDMKNSRTSFSGSIDYQRFFNKEHTQSLALTYQLNYSPATTEMTNNFGTSSTIIDLTDRFSENKDKTTNHIFQLDYTMPLAQGQTLSMGSKLQLHDATSDAKYYLKGTYDPSSSSDYEYKNSILAGYGEYVGNFGKFGMKAGLRYEYTWQDVEYHLGNGQDFSTSYGSLVPTASMQYTISQGSNLGLTYNMRISRPGISYLNPYVDKTNPIALSYGNPDLDVEKAHNVSLVYNAFTSKLMVNLNLHHNFVDNAISQYSFYDTDNLLNTTYGNVVKSHQTGLSGYVNYLLTKNTRIFFNGGLNYTDLRSTALDQKNSGWTANIMAGIQQTLPWDLKLSAFAITSTKSYNLQGYSGGFNLVTASVSKSLLKDKLNLSISGLMGLNKGGNINIETSSRGKDFTSNTSIKVPIYGVTFTVSYTFGNSRVSQKQHQSRVQNDFIEQQSQGEMLNSIGSDM from the coding sequence ATGAAACAGATTAGATTTTTCCTGGTAACAATGATGCTGACACTCTCAGCAGTAGTAATGGCACAGAAGACTACCGTTAGTGGTGTGCTGATGGACAAGACCCTGAACGAGGGCGAACCATTTGCCACCGTTCGTGTGTTTAAGGCTGGCAAAAGCGATAAGCCTATCGCCATGTTTATCACCGACGAGAACGGTCACTTCCAGCAGGAGGTGAAAGGTAAGGGCAAGTTCGACATCGTGTTTAGCAGCGTAGGTAAGGAAGAGTTGCGACAGAGCATCGAACTGGGAAAAGAAACACCACTCGATCTGGGTACGATCTTTATGAAAGAGAATGAAACCATGCTGAAAGGTGTGGAGATTGTTGCTCAGAAGCCATTGGTAAAAATGGAGGTTGACAAGATGAGCTACAACGTAGCCGAGGACGAGGATTCGAAATCAAATACCGTACTGGATATGCTGCGTAAGGTGCCCATGGTAACTGTCGACGGACAGGATAACATCACCGTTAACGGATCGTCATCATTCAAGGTATATGTAGATGGTATGCCCAACGTGATGTTCTCGAGCAACCCATCAATGGTATTCAAGAGCATGCCAGCCTCAGCCGTTAAGAGCATCGAGGTAATGACCAACCCAGGCGCCAAGTACGATGCCGAGGGTGCCGCAGGTGTACTGAACATCGTGATGAACAAGCAAAACCCACAGGCAGCACAGAGCATGAACGGCTATAACGGAACAGTACGTGCATCGGCTGGCAACAAGCAGTTGGGCGGAAGCCTGTTCCTGAACGGACAGCAGGGCAAGTTGAGTTATAGCGCCAACGTGATGACCAGCTACAACAAACCTGGCAACACCACCACCGAAATGGAGCAGATTCAGGACAACGGAGTTAGCCAGTTGATGACATCGAGCAACAACGTAAAAACACCATTCACCATGGGAAGCTTGAGTCTGGGATACCAGCTCGACTCGATGAGTGTGCTGAACCTGACTGCTCAGGTGAACTCGATGAACATGAAGAGCACCGGCACATCTACCACCACCATGGGTGGCAACGCTTACGGCAATGGATTCAGTTACGGCAGTACTACAGATATGAAGAACTCGCGTACTTCATTCAGCGGAAGTATCGACTACCAGCGTTTCTTTAACAAGGAGCACACCCAAAGCCTGGCTCTGACCTACCAGTTGAACTACAGCCCCGCCACCACCGAGATGACCAACAACTTTGGAACAAGCTCGACCATTATCGATCTGACCGACCGTTTCTCGGAGAATAAGGATAAGACCACCAACCACATCTTCCAGCTCGACTACACCATGCCACTGGCACAGGGACAAACACTGAGTATGGGTAGTAAATTGCAACTGCACGATGCCACATCAGATGCCAAGTACTATCTGAAGGGCACCTACGATCCCAGTTCAAGCTCCGACTACGAGTACAAGAACTCTATCTTGGCTGGCTATGGCGAGTATGTAGGCAACTTTGGCAAGTTCGGTATGAAGGCAGGCTTGCGTTACGAGTACACATGGCAGGATGTAGAGTACCATTTGGGTAATGGTCAGGATTTCAGCACCAGTTACGGTAGTCTGGTTCCAACAGCCAGCATGCAGTACACCATCTCGCAGGGTTCTAACCTCGGTCTTACCTACAACATGCGTATCTCTCGCCCCGGTATCTCTTACCTGAACCCATACGTTGATAAGACAAACCCCATTGCTCTGAGCTACGGTAACCCCGACCTGGATGTTGAGAAGGCACATAACGTATCACTAGTTTACAATGCCTTTACATCAAAGTTGATGGTGAACCTGAACCTGCATCACAACTTTGTGGATAACGCCATCTCGCAGTACAGTTTCTACGATACCGACAACCTGTTGAACACCACCTACGGCAACGTTGTAAAGAGTCATCAGACTGGTCTGAGCGGTTACGTTAACTACCTGCTCACTAAGAATACCCGTATCTTCTTCAACGGCGGTCTGAACTACACCGACCTGCGCAGTACAGCACTCGACCAGAAAAACAGCGGTTGGACAGCTAACATCATGGCCGGCATACAGCAGACACTGCCTTGGGACCTGAAGCTGAGCGCCTTTGCCATCACCTCTACCAAGAGCTACAACCTGCAGGGCTACAGCGGCGGTTTCAACCTGGTAACAGCCAGCGTATCGAAGAGTCTGCTCAAGGATAAGCTGAATCTGAGCATTTCAGGACTGATGGGACTGAACAAGGGCGGCAACATCAATATCGAGACCTCAAGCCGCGGTAAGGACTTTACCAGCAACACCAGCATCAAGGTGCCCATCTACGGCGTAACCTTCACCGTCAGCTACACCTTCGGAAACTCAAGAGTATCGCAGAAGCAGCACCAGAGCCGCGTACAGAACGACTTCATCGAGCAGCAGTCGCAGGGTGAGATGTTGAACAGCATCGGCAGCGATATGTAA
- a CDS encoding sensor histidine kinase, with translation MKKIEKKNIWLLLTQLGVWAIIILAMPLATFLSTQDLHATKTSFFVVWGILHSPFVIYFINFYLFGPFLFFRRRFWWFALCNLLTILLMNSQFFMLWFHRDRIPHEITMTPNMWIGIFAGMLLFMLLNCFVGAIAIGIRHFMRIRQIKQQLKDEKAKNTEAELAWLKNQINPHFLFNTLNNISSLCQIDADAAQDAIAQLSDLLRYAMYETNKKTVPIEGEVEFMRNYIELMKLRCNEKTEVTTSFDIKQNMEIAPLLFISLVENAFKHGVSSNRPSKIDIRLLQNADELIFNCDNTNFPKDDADRSGSGIGLENTRRRLELMYAGRYTWEQSLEDNIYHVRITLNIIH, from the coding sequence ATGAAGAAGATAGAGAAAAAAAATATCTGGTTACTACTGACACAGCTTGGTGTTTGGGCCATCATCATACTGGCAATGCCGCTGGCCACATTCCTTAGCACGCAAGACTTACATGCCACAAAGACCTCGTTCTTTGTGGTTTGGGGTATTCTACACTCGCCCTTCGTAATCTATTTCATCAACTTCTACCTGTTCGGTCCATTCCTGTTTTTCCGCCGCAGGTTCTGGTGGTTCGCACTGTGCAACCTGCTCACTATCCTACTGATGAACAGTCAGTTCTTCATGCTATGGTTCCATCGTGACCGCATTCCGCATGAGATAACGATGACACCAAACATGTGGATAGGTATCTTTGCAGGCATGTTGTTGTTTATGCTGCTCAACTGCTTTGTGGGCGCTATCGCCATCGGCATACGCCACTTTATGCGCATCCGACAAATCAAACAGCAACTGAAAGACGAGAAAGCCAAGAACACTGAGGCCGAACTGGCTTGGCTCAAAAATCAGATAAACCCACATTTCTTATTTAATACACTCAACAATATTTCGAGTTTGTGCCAAATAGATGCAGATGCCGCCCAGGATGCTATCGCACAACTGAGCGATTTGTTGCGCTACGCTATGTACGAGACAAATAAGAAAACGGTGCCCATCGAGGGCGAGGTGGAGTTTATGCGTAACTACATCGAGCTGATGAAACTGCGCTGTAACGAGAAAACCGAGGTAACAACTTCGTTCGATATCAAACAGAACATGGAGATAGCTCCTTTGCTATTCATATCACTCGTAGAGAATGCATTCAAACACGGTGTGAGCAGTAACCGTCCGTCGAAGATCGACATCCGATTGCTGCAGAACGCTGACGAACTGATATTCAACTGCGACAACACCAACTTCCCCAAGGATGATGCCGACCGTAGTGGTTCGGGCATCGGACTGGAGAACACCCGTCGCCGCCTGGAATTAATGTACGCAGGCAGGTACACATGGGAGCAATCCCTCGAAGACAATATTTATCACGTGAGGATTACTTTAAACATTATACATTAA
- a CDS encoding hybrid sensor histidine kinase/response regulator transcription factor: protein MRYITLLLTWIFASVMVNAADFKFQHLNTSCGLPNQQVECMVQDNNGYIWIGTRNGLARYDGYNVDTYYHVEGQPNSLVHNFVHGLFVDSKHRLWISTENGVSMYRPQTNDFRNYFNVRGYCTSFVETNDGRILTGSGQLYAYDAKTDSFVVIPSLNAGTIASLAKDRAGNIYVSASQMIFSMSANLTKILPLNISLNDGQPVSHNAILPLLVDSKQRLWVGCNDGSAICYNLKSHAQQRYTANQLTGGIIRVIIEDKQHRIWFGTENGILTLNPDGSSILTQKHYGSDGLSDNAVYTILADRQNNIWIGSYFGGVDYLSTQKPQFRHFEPSAAKGELKARIPRMITETSPGIFWIASEDQGVNIYNSITGLFTPFTEIPGLDSNTHSIYYDAKTADIWIGTRFKGLYRYNLQTRKTTQYYRTKGLTSEGIFYLTRDKNGRLWIATMEGLRYYDEQSDTFCTIGDDLLDRTFIYSLFVDRHNQLWASTVACGLYCISNGKVTSYSRDNGSGLTDNYIISSFEDSKGRLWIGTNNNGLFWLDNKNGKIHQAGTWIPRQCTVCSIVEDKTGSLWIGTDQGLFSHRLSDGHTRCFSAGAELPVNQFNFTSTYLATDGRVLMGTFDGLIAFQPKQMHTEARNMYVHFKKLFVNDQVRSQIDYTDCITLTYEESHSFHIEYGVVMPENVQGIQYQIKVDGIDKEWRSVGAERRFYGYLLSPGTYQLHVRANTCDSDWDKCPERTLTIVIKAPFYLSTLAYIIYFICFAALVWGGLTLYNIRMKEQAKVRYANMEKAKVEEIDRMKSNFFTMVSHELKTPLSLIIAPLKSISASEVDKEVGESLNLAIRNCSKMEHLINELVTFNKIESDNFPFYVQQGNPVEFVGVVADNFNEAVQAKGLHLTVNCIDNGEDGWFSPSYIEHILNNLMSNAIKFTGNGGAITIHAEITQTADSPDLFLKMQVTDTGIGIIKDEQKNIFERFYQTKRGYSTNSSGWGIGLALIRRLVEIHKGSVSVESELGKGSTFTILLNISGNAFSDKNKIAGDSEQATVSNYLSKLDATPVTIAGSAVSATAAPSASATHKHTLLVVEDNEDMLKFLEQLFAADYNVITAPDGQQAWDIAISRSDIDLVVSDVMMPVMTGAELCNMIKGNMSTSHIPVILLTAKGDPEDVKDGYRNGADAYVLKPFDPESLSLQISNLLKLIQNRQQSIFNDGEESLKQNDSLTQLDRDFIQRLMELVDSNIGNANFSVTDITTELGMSRSLLHTKMKNLMNTSAGDYIRHKRIQKACQMITDGHNVSETAYSCGFADPNYFSKVFKKVVGVAPSEYTSNRAQQQNH from the coding sequence ATGCGATATATAACGTTACTCCTTACTTGGATATTTGCCAGCGTCATGGTAAATGCTGCCGACTTTAAGTTCCAGCATCTGAACACCTCGTGCGGTTTACCCAACCAGCAGGTAGAGTGCATGGTGCAGGATAACAACGGCTATATATGGATAGGTACACGTAACGGACTGGCCAGATATGATGGTTATAATGTAGATACCTACTACCATGTTGAGGGACAGCCCAACTCATTAGTGCATAACTTTGTTCATGGATTGTTTGTGGATAGCAAGCACCGCCTTTGGATTAGTACCGAGAACGGTGTGAGCATGTATCGCCCCCAAACCAACGACTTCCGTAACTATTTCAACGTGCGGGGCTACTGTACCAGTTTTGTAGAAACCAACGATGGCAGGATACTCACCGGCTCGGGACAGTTGTATGCTTACGATGCCAAGACCGACTCGTTTGTAGTGATTCCATCGCTCAATGCCGGCACCATTGCCTCGCTGGCTAAGGATAGGGCTGGCAACATCTACGTGTCGGCCAGTCAGATGATATTCTCGATGAGCGCTAACCTCACAAAGATACTACCGCTAAACATCAGTCTGAACGATGGACAGCCCGTAAGCCATAACGCCATCCTCCCCTTGCTAGTTGATTCAAAACAGCGCCTATGGGTGGGCTGCAACGATGGTAGTGCCATCTGCTACAATCTGAAGAGTCATGCCCAACAGCGTTATACCGCCAACCAACTAACCGGCGGCATCATCCGTGTGATTATCGAGGACAAGCAGCACCGCATCTGGTTCGGTACCGAGAACGGCATCCTGACGTTGAATCCCGATGGCAGCAGCATACTCACACAGAAGCACTATGGTAGCGACGGTCTGTCGGACAATGCGGTATATACTATCCTGGCCGACCGTCAGAACAACATCTGGATAGGCTCATACTTCGGTGGCGTAGATTATCTGTCGACTCAGAAACCGCAGTTCCGCCATTTCGAGCCCAGTGCCGCGAAAGGCGAGTTAAAGGCGCGCATACCACGCATGATTACCGAGACATCGCCTGGCATCTTCTGGATTGCTAGCGAAGACCAGGGTGTAAACATCTACAACTCTATCACAGGTCTGTTCACACCTTTTACCGAGATTCCTGGTCTCGACTCGAACACGCACAGCATCTACTACGATGCCAAGACTGCCGACATCTGGATTGGTACACGATTCAAAGGGTTGTACCGCTACAACCTGCAAACCCGCAAAACCACCCAGTATTACCGTACCAAGGGACTTACATCGGAGGGTATTTTTTACCTGACCCGCGATAAGAACGGACGCTTGTGGATAGCCACCATGGAGGGACTGCGCTACTACGACGAGCAATCGGATACGTTCTGCACGATAGGCGACGACCTGCTGGACCGCACATTTATCTACTCGCTGTTTGTAGATCGCCACAACCAGTTATGGGCCAGCACGGTGGCTTGCGGCTTGTATTGCATCAGCAACGGCAAGGTAACAAGTTACAGTAGGGATAACGGCAGCGGACTGACCGATAATTACATCATATCGTCATTCGAGGACTCGAAAGGTCGCCTGTGGATAGGCACTAACAATAACGGCTTGTTCTGGCTCGACAACAAGAACGGCAAAATTCATCAGGCAGGCACATGGATACCCCGCCAATGTACGGTTTGCAGCATTGTTGAGGATAAAACGGGTAGCTTGTGGATTGGTACCGACCAAGGTTTGTTCAGTCACCGACTGAGCGATGGGCATACCCGCTGTTTCTCGGCAGGTGCCGAACTGCCCGTCAACCAGTTTAACTTTACATCAACCTATCTGGCCACCGACGGACGCGTGCTGATGGGTACCTTCGACGGTCTGATAGCCTTCCAGCCCAAACAGATGCACACCGAGGCCAGGAACATGTATGTGCATTTCAAGAAACTGTTTGTAAACGATCAGGTACGCTCGCAGATCGACTATACCGACTGCATCACACTCACCTACGAAGAGTCGCACTCGTTCCACATCGAGTATGGTGTAGTGATGCCCGAGAATGTGCAGGGCATACAGTATCAGATAAAGGTGGATGGCATTGATAAGGAATGGCGCAGTGTAGGTGCCGAACGCCGGTTCTATGGTTATCTGCTCAGTCCGGGCACCTACCAGCTGCACGTAAGGGCAAACACCTGCGACAGCGACTGGGATAAATGTCCTGAACGCACGCTTACCATCGTTATCAAGGCACCGTTCTATCTCTCCACCCTCGCGTACATTATATACTTTATATGTTTTGCCGCACTGGTGTGGGGCGGACTCACGCTCTACAATATCCGCATGAAAGAGCAGGCCAAGGTGCGCTATGCCAACATGGAGAAAGCCAAGGTTGAGGAGATCGACCGCATGAAGTCGAACTTCTTCACGATGGTATCACATGAGCTCAAGACACCACTCTCGCTCATCATCGCGCCACTAAAGAGTATCAGCGCCAGCGAGGTGGATAAGGAGGTGGGAGAATCGCTGAACCTTGCCATTCGCAACTGCTCTAAGATGGAACACCTGATTAACGAGCTGGTGACCTTCAACAAGATTGAGTCAGACAATTTCCCGTTCTACGTACAGCAGGGCAACCCAGTGGAGTTTGTGGGTGTGGTGGCCGATAACTTTAACGAGGCCGTTCAGGCCAAGGGCTTACACCTCACCGTGAACTGCATCGACAACGGCGAAGACGGTTGGTTCTCGCCCTCGTATATCGAGCATATACTGAACAACCTCATGTCGAACGCCATCAAGTTCACAGGTAACGGCGGCGCCATCACCATCCATGCCGAGATTACACAGACGGCGGATTCGCCCGACCTGTTCCTGAAGATGCAGGTAACCGATACCGGTATCGGCATTATCAAAGACGAGCAGAAGAATATATTTGAACGTTTCTACCAAACCAAGCGCGGCTACAGCACCAACAGCAGTGGCTGGGGCATCGGTCTGGCGCTCATCCGCCGACTGGTTGAGATCCATAAAGGCTCGGTATCGGTAGAGAGCGAGCTGGGCAAGGGCAGCACGTTTACGATACTGCTGAACATCTCAGGCAACGCATTCTCGGATAAGAACAAGATTGCCGGCGATAGCGAACAAGCCACGGTAAGCAACTATCTCAGTAAACTCGATGCCACACCCGTTACCATTGCGGGCAGTGCCGTTTCGGCCACTGCTGCCCCATCGGCCTCAGCAACACATAAACATACCTTGCTGGTGGTTGAGGATAATGAGGATATGCTGAAATTCCTGGAGCAGCTGTTTGCTGCCGATTACAACGTGATAACGGCGCCCGACGGACAGCAAGCATGGGACATCGCCATCAGTCGTTCGGATATCGACCTGGTGGTATCGGATGTGATGATGCCTGTGATGACCGGTGCCGAGCTATGTAACATGATAAAAGGCAACATGAGCACCAGTCATATACCCGTGATTCTGCTCACTGCCAAGGGCGATCCCGAGGACGTGAAGGATGGTTATCGCAACGGTGCCGATGCCTATGTACTGAAGCCTTTCGACCCCGAATCGCTTTCGCTACAGATCAGTAACCTGCTCAAACTGATACAGAACCGTCAGCAATCCATCTTTAATGACGGTGAAGAATCGCTGAAACAGAACGACAGTCTGACGCAGCTCGACCGCGACTTTATCCAGCGACTGATGGAACTGGTGGACAGCAACATCGGCAACGCCAACTTCTCGGTTACCGATATCACCACCGAATTAGGTATGAGTCGCAGTCTGTTGCACACCAAGATGAAGAATCTGATGAACACCTCGGCTGGCGACTACATCCGCCACAAGCGCATACAAAAGGCTTGCCAGATGATTACCGACGGACATAATGTTTCGGAAACAGCCTACAGCTGCGGCTTTGCCGACCCCAACTACTTCTCAAAGGTATTCAAGAAAGTAGTTGGCGTGGCACCATCCGAATATACTAGTAACCGCGCACAACAGCAAAACCATTAG